The following are encoded together in the Clostridium sp. BJN0013 genome:
- a CDS encoding LytR/AlgR family response regulator transcription factor — MVNILVLEDNPVQRKILVETIKQIDKHFIIYEGDSEKEGLEIANKKEISLFYVDISLKGSSGLDFAKKVRTINEYKLTWIVFITTYVKHMLEAFKEIHCYDYIIKPYKEEKVREVTLTLLENKKREDTKLIDKKKYMVFNVKGILLKLCVDEIIFIEVYLRTFIIHTKTGKYEAKNTSLKKIKEQMKDFNFIQVHKSYIVNLKLVKSIDRTTCPWNIQFENYKECVPIGNKFKDDVLKKFKDNFRGVL, encoded by the coding sequence ATGGTTAATATATTGGTATTGGAAGATAATCCAGTTCAAAGAAAAATTTTAGTTGAAACAATAAAACAAATAGACAAGCACTTTATTATTTATGAAGGAGACAGCGAAAAAGAAGGCCTGGAAATTGCAAACAAAAAAGAAATATCATTATTTTATGTAGATATCAGTTTAAAAGGCTCTTCAGGACTAGACTTTGCAAAAAAAGTAAGAACCATAAATGAATATAAGTTAACATGGATTGTGTTTATAACCACCTACGTAAAACATATGCTGGAGGCATTTAAAGAAATTCATTGTTATGACTATATTATAAAACCCTATAAAGAGGAAAAGGTAAGGGAAGTTACCTTAACTCTTCTGGAAAATAAGAAGCGGGAAGATACAAAGCTTATTGATAAAAAAAAGTATATGGTATTTAATGTAAAGGGAATTCTCCTTAAACTTTGTGTTGATGAGATTATTTTTATTGAAGTATATTTGAGAACTTTTATTATACACACTAAAACTGGAAAATATGAGGCAAAAAATACTTCCTTAAAGAAAATAAAAGAACAGATGAAGGATTTCAATTTTATTCAAGTGCATAAATCGTATATTGTCAACTTAAAATTAGTAAAATCCATTGATAGGACTACATGTCCATGGAACATACAATTTGAAAATTATAAAGAGTGTGTACCTATAGGAAATAAATTTAAAGATGATGTACTTAAGAAATTTAAAGATAATTTTAGAGGTGTGCTATGA
- a CDS encoding sensor histidine kinase has product MNNYELFFSSFTELISILILFNAFNKNSQNKFIKSFIIILLSSIVVVITNSFTSWIGTLINFAFLVFMLMFFYKKNMRDLVIEYTFIIVFVMVMELIVDRILIVFVFGELNSEFLNYIFTNTIMIILCIFVYFWITDKIIFNMYKRIDKLYFLLINLIIYGIIAKLIWENNKYIILKNVFVFIMIPIVMCVVNLIFIIYIQNIVEHKKSLETYNKYNSIILNLIDEIKSRQHDFKNHFTTIYGMVLTYDEKELKYELKNYLESLQKSLSDTEEYIYMGSKVFVAIIYVKVREAKQKNINFSFNIEDNTIKFPLRGYELSEVLNNLIDNAFKAVMDMEPDKKNVYLKIAQNEKKKCIEVGNTKPEMFEKVITDIFHKGFTTKKEDGHGYGLYNVKKIVQRYKGKIEVLIEDENVIFRITFYSI; this is encoded by the coding sequence ATGAATAACTATGAACTTTTTTTTAGTTCTTTTACAGAATTAATCAGTATACTTATATTGTTCAATGCCTTCAATAAGAATTCTCAGAATAAGTTTATAAAAAGTTTTATTATTATTTTATTATCGAGTATAGTGGTAGTTATAACCAATTCTTTTACTTCATGGATAGGAACACTCATCAATTTTGCTTTTCTAGTATTTATGCTTATGTTCTTCTATAAAAAAAATATGAGGGATCTGGTGATAGAATATACATTTATAATAGTATTTGTCATGGTAATGGAATTAATTGTAGATAGAATTTTAATAGTATTTGTATTCGGAGAACTTAATAGTGAATTTCTCAATTATATTTTCACTAATACGATAATGATAATTTTATGTATTTTTGTTTATTTTTGGATTACAGATAAAATTATATTTAATATGTATAAAAGAATAGATAAATTGTATTTTTTGTTAATAAACTTAATTATCTATGGCATTATAGCAAAGTTGATCTGGGAAAACAATAAATACATTATACTGAAAAATGTATTTGTTTTTATTATGATACCCATTGTGATGTGCGTTGTAAATTTAATATTCATTATTTATATTCAAAATATTGTAGAACATAAAAAATCTCTCGAAACCTATAATAAATACAATTCTATAATTTTAAATTTAATAGATGAAATAAAAAGTAGGCAGCATGATTTTAAAAATCATTTCACAACTATATATGGAATGGTATTAACTTATGATGAAAAAGAGTTAAAGTATGAACTGAAAAATTATTTGGAATCCCTACAGAAATCTCTTTCAGACACTGAAGAATATATATATATGGGCAGCAAAGTTTTTGTTGCAATAATTTATGTAAAAGTTAGAGAAGCAAAACAAAAAAATATCAATTTTTCTTTTAACATTGAAGATAATACTATAAAATTTCCGTTAAGAGGATATGAACTGTCAGAAGTGTTAAATAATTTGATTGACAATGCCTTTAAAGCTGTAATGGATATGGAACCAGATAAAAAAAATGTATATTTAAAGATAGCGCAAAATGAGAAGAAAAAGTGTATAGAGGTAGGCAATACCAAACCTGAAATGTTTGAAAAAGTTATTACAGATATTTTTCATAAGGGTTTTACTACTAAAAAAGAGGATGGGCATGGATATGGACTGTACAATGTAAAAAAGATAGTACAGAGGTACAAAGGTAAGATTGAAGTTTTAATAGAAGATGAAAATGTAATTTTTAGGATAACGTTCTATTCCATATGA
- a CDS encoding amidase domain-containing protein yields MLRRRLSTLFLCASLLLCNLPFSSSAFASPSNATTMDIQNITLTETDKASIQRTINDFFNIEKESLVNGNLIDSNKITPNEKLRKSYNAKNEFNILWNKKLNEKITSYNFNVKYDSFELKDNKCTVDLTRDRTMTSTNFPNIAQQSAGEKFSFVLEKEDSNWYIDSYANSEDDGFDKEEVSLKSNKLEVTNERLAKWEQNLQNIDELVSDFKNITLNKDKDKDSSSMKPAQYSGYNGIAASEYAQTWAMSYNPYYQHFDGNGGDCTNFASQAIHAGGLPYGLSWQPYTNAWIRVITLRDYLVINNYGTEFPYVPFDYIGQLIQFSDASGWGHSGILTYYSSNGDYLYCCHSDFKKNWPLSSVFPGRYSQIRVFRIYS; encoded by the coding sequence ATGTTAAGAAGAAGACTGTCAACACTTTTTTTATGTGCATCCTTGTTACTGTGTAATTTACCTTTTAGTTCATCAGCTTTTGCAAGTCCATCAAATGCAACCACAATGGATATTCAGAACATTACTTTAACAGAAACTGATAAAGCAAGCATACAGCGTACTATTAACGACTTCTTTAATATTGAAAAAGAATCATTAGTAAATGGAAATTTAATTGATAGCAATAAAATTACTCCTAATGAGAAACTGAGAAAATCATATAACGCAAAAAATGAATTTAATATTTTGTGGAACAAAAAATTAAATGAAAAAATAACATCATATAATTTCAATGTTAAATATGACTCTTTCGAATTAAAAGATAATAAATGCACAGTTGATTTAACAAGAGATAGAACTATGACTAGTACTAACTTTCCTAATATTGCTCAACAATCAGCAGGTGAAAAATTTTCATTTGTATTAGAAAAAGAAGATAGCAATTGGTATATTGATAGCTATGCTAATTCAGAAGATGATGGATTTGATAAAGAGGAAGTATCCTTAAAGTCAAATAAATTAGAAGTAACTAATGAGAGATTAGCTAAATGGGAACAGAATCTACAAAATATAGATGAATTAGTATCGGATTTTAAAAATATTACTTTAAATAAAGACAAAGATAAAGACAGCAGTAGTATGAAACCTGCTCAATATTCAGGTTATAATGGTATAGCAGCTTCAGAATATGCTCAAACATGGGCAATGTCATATAATCCTTATTACCAGCATTTTGATGGAAATGGTGGAGATTGTACTAACTTTGCATCTCAAGCTATCCATGCAGGAGGATTACCTTATGGTCTTAGTTGGCAACCTTACACTAATGCATGGATACGGGTAATTACATTAAGGGATTATTTAGTTATTAACAACTATGGTACAGAATTTCCTTATGTACCTTTTGATTATATTGGACAACTAATTCAATTTTCTGATGCAAGTGGATGGGGCCATTCTGGTATTTTGACTTATTATTCTTCAAATGGAGATTACTTATACTGTTGCCATAGTGATTTTAAAAAAAATTGGCCGTTAAGTAGCGTATTTCCAGGGAGATACTCCCAAATCAGGGTTTTTAGGATATATAGTTAA